In Macrobrachium nipponense isolate FS-2020 chromosome 30, ASM1510439v2, whole genome shotgun sequence, a genomic segment contains:
- the LOC135202263 gene encoding uncharacterized protein LOC135202263: MASTERWNRDDLYKLLVWPLLSVAVIFLTVSIGAIAIMGYDAFKICRKIKLSMFLPGVRRGKFKVNEDPPVKKRPQVSSEEGEIATVTVAEIVNTDCYSSSSQETYYNLSDSPLSKRSSRISLPSSELSAVSGRLKEDTRPSDDYQHLVIIERTDSEEAGSSSYSGCSDPSMSSYSSSVDTTPSNEGLPTPTGVQEINHSVTDTETSPDYVGYDQTNRITSSVEPNSTTTFPCILPTLSDRDNTDSVMRSEIRIHSHP, encoded by the exons ATGGCGAGTACTGAACGCTGGAATCGCGACGATCTGTACAAGTTGTTAGTGTGGCCGCTCTTGTCAGTGGCGGTGATCTTTTTAACCGTATCAATTGGTGCTATAGCCATCATGGGTTACGACGCCTTCAAGATCTGTAGGAAG aTCAAACTCTCGATGTTTCTTCCTGGTGTCAGAAGAGGGAAATTCAAGGTGAATGAAGATCCACCTGTCAAGAAGAGGCCTCAAGTGTCCTCAGAGGAAGGTGAAATAGCAACTGTCACAGTTGCTGAAATCGTCAACACCGACTGTTACAGCAGCAGCTCCCAAGAAACTTACTACAATCTCTCTGACTCTCCACTCTCGAAGAGATCCTCTCGGATTAGTTTACCTAGTAGCGAGCTCTCTGCAGTCTCGGGCCGCTTGAAGGAGGACACTAGACCCAGCGATGACTATCAGCATTTGGTTATCATCGAACGCACAGATTCCGAGGAGGCTGGCTCGAGTTCCTACTCAGGTTGTTCCGACCCTTCAATGTCTAGTTATTCGAGCTCAGTGGACACTACGCCCTCAAACGAAGGCCTCCCTACGCCCACAGGTGTTCAGGAAATCAACCATTCCGTTACAGATACTGAGACCTCGCCAGACTATGTTGGTTATGATCAAACCAATAGAATCACCTCTTCAGTAGAGCCGAATTCGACAACTACCTTTCCTTGTATCTTACCAACTCTTTCAGATCGAGATAACACTGACTCAGTAATGAGAAGTGAAATACGTATACACAGCCATCCTTAG
- the LOC135202262 gene encoding uncharacterized protein LOC135202262 isoform X2 — MWLYIDSTIEFPLQMTLTKKRSLMLLLFTTLLESFTMTSALSPYCRFTSLHTMCRHKGLGRTCGSNVAYRGVGTRDVERIVSLHNRYRSKVAVGMETFGADGPQPQAANMRLLEWDFELAQLAQSHADQCLFEHDCPDCRRVSRFGVGQNLCIRAQIGFNSTIDWEGVINTWYSEVELFSSDAIEPYRFSTATGRYSQMMWSSSYKVGCGFTMFLEGNWWKQLYTCDYGPAGNIISYQMYRSGHPCSSCPHGTTCSAEYPGLCVSATPPRLYPDWYSEDFTEDDFPKVSERTNGTSQESGFSELLMTLEDLESLEDDPSQILRESLVPEGAGQKMSVLGGGYEQGSLEGVRDEFTNLKGLFDALIGLQPPHYLVKYEPDSGSVDDDVEDEIFLSSYSGEDPTQRHKREVGLLLACDLDLLPCEFSVIGTDWIAGESALEGRYTYTVLEAGQKSVLNCNTKVAAPETGSICVVISHVRHMEADNNSTGEVDALPELLVDIRPVDDQDNSGEVVQNSLTGSNGIWETSSLTISDVTTSFFLVLTIGPATGRTTVAMNSLRVTDGACSGETLNK, encoded by the exons ATGTGGTTGTACATTGATAGTACTATCGAG TTCCCTTTACAGATGACGCTAACCAAGAAAAGGTCACTGATGCTGCTGCTTTTCACGACGTTGTTGGAGAGCTTCACCATGACATCAGCGTTGTCCCCTTACTGCCGATTCACTTCCCTTCACACCATGTGCAGGCACAAAGGTCTAGGCCGAACCTGTGGCAGTAATGTGGCTTACAGGGGCGTCGGCACCAGGGATGTTGAACGCATCGTCAGTCTGCATAACCGTTATAGGTCTAAGGTGGCTGTGGGCATGGAGACCTTTGGGGCTGATGGTCCACAGCCGCAAGCAGCTAATATGAGGCTTTTG GAATGGGACTTCGAACTGGCGCAGTTAGCCCAGTCTCACGCCGATCAATGCCTCTTCGAGCACGATTGTCCAGACTGCCGCCGTGTGT CCAGGTTTGGTGTGGGTCAGAATTTGTGTATTCGTGCTCAGATAGGCTTCAACTCGACCATCGACTGGGAAGGGGTCATCAACACTTGGTACAGCGAAGTGGAACTTTTCAGTTCGGATGCCATAGAACCGTACAG GTTCTCGACAGCCACGGGACGATATTCGCAGATGATGTGGTCGAGCAGTTATAAGGTGGGATGTGGATTCACAATGTTCTTGGAAGGAAACTGGTGGAAGCAACTCTACACCTGCGACTACGGGCCGGCCGGGAACATCATATCCTATCAGATGTACCGTTCTGGACATCCTTGCTCCTCCTGTCCGCATGGTACTACCTGCTCTGCGGAGTACCCTGGATTGTGTG TTTCAGCAACGCCACCAAGGTTGTACCCCGACTGGTACTCGGAGGACTTCACGGAGGACGACTTTCCCAAAGTCAGTGAGAGGACTAATGGCACGTCCCAAGAGAGCGGTTTCAGCGAGCTGCTGATGACACTAGAAGACCTGGAGAGCTTGGAGGACGATCCTTCccaaattttgagagagagccTCGTACCGGAAGGCGCCGGACAAAAAATGTCTGTCCTTGGTGGTGGTTACGAACAGGGCTCTCTAGAAGGAGTGAGGGACGAGTTCACCAATCTCAAAGGACTGTTCGACGCTCTTATCGGTCTACAGCCACCGCATTACCTCGTCAA GTACGAGCCTGATTCGGGGTCAGTAGACGACGACGTCGAGGACGAGATATTCCTCAGCTCTTACTCGGGAGAGGATCCCACCCAAAGACATAAGAGAGAAGTTGGTCTATTATTGGCTTGCGACCTTGATCTGCTCCCTTGTGAGTTCTCGGTGATTGGAACCGACTGGATCGCCGGGGAAAGCGCCC tggaaGGCAGATACACCTACACTGTCCTTGAGGCGGGTCAGAAGAGTGTACTCAATTGCAACACGAAAGTCGCGGCACCGGAGACGGGCAGTATTTGCGTTGTAATTTCTCACGTTCGTCATATGGAGGCTGACAATAATTCAACGGGAGAAGTCGACGCCCTGCCAGAGCTGCTG gtGGACATTCGGCCCGTGGACGACCAGGACAACAGTGGTGAAGTCGTCCAAAACAGCCTGACGGGGAGCAACGGAATCTGGGAAACCAGCAGCCTGACCATCAGTGACGTCACGACTTCCTTCTTCCTCGTGCTGACGATTGGGCCTGCTACGGGAAGGACTACTGTGGCAATGAACTCCTTGCGGGTTACTGATGGGGCGTGTTCAGgtgaaacattaaataaataa
- the LOC135202262 gene encoding uncharacterized protein LOC135202262 isoform X1 → MWLYIDSTIETEFPLQMTLTKKRSLMLLLFTTLLESFTMTSALSPYCRFTSLHTMCRHKGLGRTCGSNVAYRGVGTRDVERIVSLHNRYRSKVAVGMETFGADGPQPQAANMRLLEWDFELAQLAQSHADQCLFEHDCPDCRRVSRFGVGQNLCIRAQIGFNSTIDWEGVINTWYSEVELFSSDAIEPYRFSTATGRYSQMMWSSSYKVGCGFTMFLEGNWWKQLYTCDYGPAGNIISYQMYRSGHPCSSCPHGTTCSAEYPGLCVSATPPRLYPDWYSEDFTEDDFPKVSERTNGTSQESGFSELLMTLEDLESLEDDPSQILRESLVPEGAGQKMSVLGGGYEQGSLEGVRDEFTNLKGLFDALIGLQPPHYLVKYEPDSGSVDDDVEDEIFLSSYSGEDPTQRHKREVGLLLACDLDLLPCEFSVIGTDWIAGESALEGRYTYTVLEAGQKSVLNCNTKVAAPETGSICVVISHVRHMEADNNSTGEVDALPELLVDIRPVDDQDNSGEVVQNSLTGSNGIWETSSLTISDVTTSFFLVLTIGPATGRTTVAMNSLRVTDGACSGETLNK, encoded by the exons ATGTGGTTGTACATTGATAGTACTATCGAG ACCGAGTTCCCTTTACAGATGACGCTAACCAAGAAAAGGTCACTGATGCTGCTGCTTTTCACGACGTTGTTGGAGAGCTTCACCATGACATCAGCGTTGTCCCCTTACTGCCGATTCACTTCCCTTCACACCATGTGCAGGCACAAAGGTCTAGGCCGAACCTGTGGCAGTAATGTGGCTTACAGGGGCGTCGGCACCAGGGATGTTGAACGCATCGTCAGTCTGCATAACCGTTATAGGTCTAAGGTGGCTGTGGGCATGGAGACCTTTGGGGCTGATGGTCCACAGCCGCAAGCAGCTAATATGAGGCTTTTG GAATGGGACTTCGAACTGGCGCAGTTAGCCCAGTCTCACGCCGATCAATGCCTCTTCGAGCACGATTGTCCAGACTGCCGCCGTGTGT CCAGGTTTGGTGTGGGTCAGAATTTGTGTATTCGTGCTCAGATAGGCTTCAACTCGACCATCGACTGGGAAGGGGTCATCAACACTTGGTACAGCGAAGTGGAACTTTTCAGTTCGGATGCCATAGAACCGTACAG GTTCTCGACAGCCACGGGACGATATTCGCAGATGATGTGGTCGAGCAGTTATAAGGTGGGATGTGGATTCACAATGTTCTTGGAAGGAAACTGGTGGAAGCAACTCTACACCTGCGACTACGGGCCGGCCGGGAACATCATATCCTATCAGATGTACCGTTCTGGACATCCTTGCTCCTCCTGTCCGCATGGTACTACCTGCTCTGCGGAGTACCCTGGATTGTGTG TTTCAGCAACGCCACCAAGGTTGTACCCCGACTGGTACTCGGAGGACTTCACGGAGGACGACTTTCCCAAAGTCAGTGAGAGGACTAATGGCACGTCCCAAGAGAGCGGTTTCAGCGAGCTGCTGATGACACTAGAAGACCTGGAGAGCTTGGAGGACGATCCTTCccaaattttgagagagagccTCGTACCGGAAGGCGCCGGACAAAAAATGTCTGTCCTTGGTGGTGGTTACGAACAGGGCTCTCTAGAAGGAGTGAGGGACGAGTTCACCAATCTCAAAGGACTGTTCGACGCTCTTATCGGTCTACAGCCACCGCATTACCTCGTCAA GTACGAGCCTGATTCGGGGTCAGTAGACGACGACGTCGAGGACGAGATATTCCTCAGCTCTTACTCGGGAGAGGATCCCACCCAAAGACATAAGAGAGAAGTTGGTCTATTATTGGCTTGCGACCTTGATCTGCTCCCTTGTGAGTTCTCGGTGATTGGAACCGACTGGATCGCCGGGGAAAGCGCCC tggaaGGCAGATACACCTACACTGTCCTTGAGGCGGGTCAGAAGAGTGTACTCAATTGCAACACGAAAGTCGCGGCACCGGAGACGGGCAGTATTTGCGTTGTAATTTCTCACGTTCGTCATATGGAGGCTGACAATAATTCAACGGGAGAAGTCGACGCCCTGCCAGAGCTGCTG gtGGACATTCGGCCCGTGGACGACCAGGACAACAGTGGTGAAGTCGTCCAAAACAGCCTGACGGGGAGCAACGGAATCTGGGAAACCAGCAGCCTGACCATCAGTGACGTCACGACTTCCTTCTTCCTCGTGCTGACGATTGGGCCTGCTACGGGAAGGACTACTGTGGCAATGAACTCCTTGCGGGTTACTGATGGGGCGTGTTCAGgtgaaacattaaataaataa
- the LOC135202262 gene encoding uncharacterized protein LOC135202262 isoform X3, which produces MWLYIDSTIEMTLTKKRSLMLLLFTTLLESFTMTSALSPYCRFTSLHTMCRHKGLGRTCGSNVAYRGVGTRDVERIVSLHNRYRSKVAVGMETFGADGPQPQAANMRLLEWDFELAQLAQSHADQCLFEHDCPDCRRVSRFGVGQNLCIRAQIGFNSTIDWEGVINTWYSEVELFSSDAIEPYRFSTATGRYSQMMWSSSYKVGCGFTMFLEGNWWKQLYTCDYGPAGNIISYQMYRSGHPCSSCPHGTTCSAEYPGLCVSATPPRLYPDWYSEDFTEDDFPKVSERTNGTSQESGFSELLMTLEDLESLEDDPSQILRESLVPEGAGQKMSVLGGGYEQGSLEGVRDEFTNLKGLFDALIGLQPPHYLVKYEPDSGSVDDDVEDEIFLSSYSGEDPTQRHKREVGLLLACDLDLLPCEFSVIGTDWIAGESALEGRYTYTVLEAGQKSVLNCNTKVAAPETGSICVVISHVRHMEADNNSTGEVDALPELLVDIRPVDDQDNSGEVVQNSLTGSNGIWETSSLTISDVTTSFFLVLTIGPATGRTTVAMNSLRVTDGACSGETLNK; this is translated from the exons ATGTGGTTGTACATTGATAGTACTATCGAG ATGACGCTAACCAAGAAAAGGTCACTGATGCTGCTGCTTTTCACGACGTTGTTGGAGAGCTTCACCATGACATCAGCGTTGTCCCCTTACTGCCGATTCACTTCCCTTCACACCATGTGCAGGCACAAAGGTCTAGGCCGAACCTGTGGCAGTAATGTGGCTTACAGGGGCGTCGGCACCAGGGATGTTGAACGCATCGTCAGTCTGCATAACCGTTATAGGTCTAAGGTGGCTGTGGGCATGGAGACCTTTGGGGCTGATGGTCCACAGCCGCAAGCAGCTAATATGAGGCTTTTG GAATGGGACTTCGAACTGGCGCAGTTAGCCCAGTCTCACGCCGATCAATGCCTCTTCGAGCACGATTGTCCAGACTGCCGCCGTGTGT CCAGGTTTGGTGTGGGTCAGAATTTGTGTATTCGTGCTCAGATAGGCTTCAACTCGACCATCGACTGGGAAGGGGTCATCAACACTTGGTACAGCGAAGTGGAACTTTTCAGTTCGGATGCCATAGAACCGTACAG GTTCTCGACAGCCACGGGACGATATTCGCAGATGATGTGGTCGAGCAGTTATAAGGTGGGATGTGGATTCACAATGTTCTTGGAAGGAAACTGGTGGAAGCAACTCTACACCTGCGACTACGGGCCGGCCGGGAACATCATATCCTATCAGATGTACCGTTCTGGACATCCTTGCTCCTCCTGTCCGCATGGTACTACCTGCTCTGCGGAGTACCCTGGATTGTGTG TTTCAGCAACGCCACCAAGGTTGTACCCCGACTGGTACTCGGAGGACTTCACGGAGGACGACTTTCCCAAAGTCAGTGAGAGGACTAATGGCACGTCCCAAGAGAGCGGTTTCAGCGAGCTGCTGATGACACTAGAAGACCTGGAGAGCTTGGAGGACGATCCTTCccaaattttgagagagagccTCGTACCGGAAGGCGCCGGACAAAAAATGTCTGTCCTTGGTGGTGGTTACGAACAGGGCTCTCTAGAAGGAGTGAGGGACGAGTTCACCAATCTCAAAGGACTGTTCGACGCTCTTATCGGTCTACAGCCACCGCATTACCTCGTCAA GTACGAGCCTGATTCGGGGTCAGTAGACGACGACGTCGAGGACGAGATATTCCTCAGCTCTTACTCGGGAGAGGATCCCACCCAAAGACATAAGAGAGAAGTTGGTCTATTATTGGCTTGCGACCTTGATCTGCTCCCTTGTGAGTTCTCGGTGATTGGAACCGACTGGATCGCCGGGGAAAGCGCCC tggaaGGCAGATACACCTACACTGTCCTTGAGGCGGGTCAGAAGAGTGTACTCAATTGCAACACGAAAGTCGCGGCACCGGAGACGGGCAGTATTTGCGTTGTAATTTCTCACGTTCGTCATATGGAGGCTGACAATAATTCAACGGGAGAAGTCGACGCCCTGCCAGAGCTGCTG gtGGACATTCGGCCCGTGGACGACCAGGACAACAGTGGTGAAGTCGTCCAAAACAGCCTGACGGGGAGCAACGGAATCTGGGAAACCAGCAGCCTGACCATCAGTGACGTCACGACTTCCTTCTTCCTCGTGCTGACGATTGGGCCTGCTACGGGAAGGACTACTGTGGCAATGAACTCCTTGCGGGTTACTGATGGGGCGTGTTCAGgtgaaacattaaataaataa
- the LOC135202264 gene encoding uncharacterized protein LOC135202264: protein MESMALNQRTWLLLLWFPLALLQSTSPYCSFTPLHSLCPHENVGKSCGNQVQYRGVTPKDAATIVDFHNTFRSQVAMGRETRGATGPQPHASNMMMMEWDDELAIIAQRDADQCIFGKECVDCRRVSRFGVGQNLLVIYQNKFNAQITWSRVVKTWYHEVTHFEPNHVNLFQFSMNVSRYTQMVWWDTHKIGCGFGMFLDNGWWKKIYTCNYGPGGNILSSEMYQPGDPCSACPKDTACSARYPGLCEPISESSSAPPRLNLVSQFDQGGDTTAHLRQRRESDFEMFEGEASHFPDQPLDDERTLLKDLIPFLKKIGKTAQVIRASSAKTIQKIRDEVLPPGYRPIILYRTRSGKLMELDADTLLPQNKTQEAPPREEPRKLLLCDLDVSPCEFIRVGGNWSVAHGPSEGSYTETSLRVGERALLMVQTPVPAPTTDSLCISVSHRRQLIEANYINSTLPELSIGVLPTGGQVISKTLGGTAGLWEMGVVTINNLKVSSLVIVNVGPVSNLATVAIDAILVTDGRCCISGLC from the exons atggaaagtatG GCGTTAAACCAAAGGACTTGGCTTCTGTTGTTGTGGTTTCCACTAGCGTTGTTGCAGTCGACATCCCCCTACTGCAGCTTCACCCCACTCCACTCCTTGTGCCCTCACGAGAACGTCGGCAAATCCTGCGGGAACCAGGTGCAGTACAGGGGCGTGACGCCCAAGGACGCGGCGACCATCGTCGACTTCCACAATACGTTCAGGTCGCAAGTGGCGATGGGTAGGGAGACCAGGGGGGCGACGGGACCCCAGCCCCATGCCTCcaatatgatgatgatg GAATGGGACGATGAACTGGCCATCATAGCCCAGCGAGATGCGGACCAATGTATTTTCGGCAAGGAATGCGTAGACTGCCGTCGTGTGT CAAGATTCGGTGTTGGCCAAAATCTGCTCGTGATCTATCAGAACAAGTTTAATGCCCAAATTACTTGGTCACGCGTAGTGAAGACCTGGTACCACGAGGTGACGCATTTCGAACCTAATCACGTCAACTTGTTCCA GTTTTCAATGAATGTGAGCCGGTACACGCAAATGGTGTGGTGGGACACTCACAAAATCGGATGCGGGTTTGGCATGTTCCTGGATAACGGGTGGTGGAAGAAGATCTACACCTGCAATTATGGGCCAGGCGGGAACATCCTTTCAAGCGAGATGTACCAGCCAGGAGATCCTTGCTCTGCTTGTCCAAAAGACACTGCCTGTTCGGCCAGGTACCCTGGACTCTGTG AGCCCATATCGGAGTCCTCATCAGCTCCACCAAGGCTGAATCTAGTCAGTCAGTTTGACCAAGGCGGAGATACCACGGCACATTTAAGACAGAGAAGAGAATCTGACTTTGAGATGTTTGAAGGAGAGGCTTCGCACTTCCCAGATCAGCCTCTTGACGATGAAAGAACGCTGCTGAAGGATCTGATTCCATTCTTGAAGAAAATCGGCAAAACTGCCCAGGTCATCCGAGCTTCCTCCGCAAAGACCATCCAGAAAATAAGGGACGAGGTGCTCCCGCCAGGTTATCGGCCCATCATTCTGTACAG GACTAGATCTGGCAAACTTATGGAGCTCGATGCCGATACGTTACTTCCACAGAATAAGACTCAGGAGGCGCCACCGAGAGAAGAACCGCGAAAACTCTTGCTGTGCGATTTGGACGTCTCTCCATGTGAATTCATACGGGTCGGTGGCAACTGGTCCGTAGCTCATGGGCCTA gcgagGGAAGCTACACAGAAACCAGCCTTCGAGTTGgagagagggccctcctgatggTTCAGACCCCCGTGCCTGCCCCCACGACGGATAGCCTCTGCATCAGCGTATCCCATCGTCGTCAGCTGATAGAGGCGAATTATATCAACAGCACGCTTCCAGAACTCTCG ATTGGTGTCCTGCCCACGGGCGGCCAAGTTATCAGCAAGACCTTGGGCGGTACCGCGGGACTATGGGAGATGGGAGTGGTCACCATCAATAATCTGAAGGTCTCTTCCCTCGTGATTGTGAACGTTGGCCCTGTTTCGAATTTGGCAACTGTAGCTATCGATGCAATACTGGTCACTGATGGACGGTGCTGCATATCTGGGTTATGTTAA
- the LOC135202265 gene encoding uncharacterized protein LOC135202265: protein MTPLAAVPRDNNEAENEIPLLPITPESAGVDVPNNFIGINSINPEDVDLGALVAFFNAMKENRNGMITADDLKSILNGRKPGLVTAKASSLTENTTPEPTTKLPTTNTLPPETTTTTATAETTTTASATASETTTTPLTTTSPSSEGPATFSTFPSNVVLQQRTGTAPTFRTSAPAAFPVFQQQQDAEQLEQEFEAQEAQEAQEAEFEQGEAHEQEQEQMFIPFHGEQPQTTDLLPFLHRAGMNTQVIRTQTLSSVQSIINSLPIGLKPIVLFRSGTGQLTELDAGTLLPLRRFGRSTTTTRGPKKTPGVLVTCDLDVSPCEFTPVGANWTVGSTSSEGRFAQAILDQGEGTQLLFQKLIAPPSTESVCVAVSHRRDLEEGGSLANATIPELMVGVMPIGGEVIRESLGGAPGMWEMSRVSFSNVKTSFLVVMTVAPASDRATVAVDALQITDGLCCMSGVC from the exons ATGACGCCTCTGGCTGCTGTGCCCAGAGACAATAACGAGGCTGAAAACGAGATACCGTTGCTGCCCATCACGCCGGAGAGCGCTGGTGTCGACGTGCCCAATAACTTTATCGGCATTAACAGTATTAACCCCGAGGACGTCGACCTCGGCGCTCTGGTCGCGTTCTTCAACGCCATGAAGGAGAACAGAAACGGCATGATCACGGCGGACGATCTCAAATCCATACTAAACGGGCGTAAGCCGGGGCTGGTAACGGCTAAAGCTAGTAGCTTAACAGAAAACACTACTCCTGAACCCACCACCAAATTACCAACGACCAATACACTCCCCCCCGAAACAACTACTACTACAGCCACAGCAGAAACAACCACCACCGCTTCTGCCACCGCCTCTGAAACAACCACAACCCCTTTGACTACAACCTCTCCCTCTTCTGAAGGTCCCGCCACATTCTCGACCTTCCCTTCAAACGTAGTCTTGCAGCAGCGAACTGGAACAGCGCCTACCTTTAGAACCAGCGCCCCAGCAGCGTTCCCGGTATTCCAACAGCAGCAGGACGCCGAGCAGCTGGAACAAGAGTTCGAAGCCCAGGAAGCCCAGGAAGCTCAAGAGGCCGAATTCGAACAAGGCGAAGCACACGAGCAAGAACAAGAGCAAATGTTCATCCCCTTCCACGGTGAACAGCCACAGACTACAGATCTACTGCCATTCCTCCATCGTGCTGGCATGAACACTCAGGTCATCCGCACACAGACCCTCTCCAGCGTCCAGAGCATCATCAACTCGCTCCCCATCGGCCTCAAACCTATTGTCCTCTTCAG ATCCGGCACTGGCCAGCTGACGGAATTAGACGCAGGAACCCTCTTACCCCTCCGTCGGTTCGGCCGCTCGACCACCACCACCCGAGGACCGAAGAAGACGCCCGGCGTGCTCGTGACTTGCGACCTAGACGTGTCCCCTTGCGAGTTCACGCCCGTGGGCGCAAACTGGACGGTGGGATCCACTTCAA GCGAAGGACGGTTCGCGCAGGCCATCCTAGATCAAGGCGAAGGAACCCAGCTACTGTTCCAGAAACTGATAGCGCCTCCCAGCACAGAGAGCGTCTGCGTGGCTGTTTCCCATCGACGCGACTTAGAAGAAGGAGGCTCCCTTGCAAACGCAACCATTCCTGAACTTATG GTGGGCGTTATGCCAATAGGAGGCGAGGTCATTCGCGAAAGCTTGGGCGGCGCCCCTGGGATGTGGGAGATGAGCAGAGTGTCCTTCAGCAACGTCAAGACGTCCTTCCTTGTCGTGATGACCGTAGCCCCTGCTAGTGACAGAGCCACCGTAGCTGTAGACGCTCTGCAGATCACAGATGGTCTCTGCTGTATGTCAGGTGTATGTTAG